From one Flavobacterium sp. N502536 genomic stretch:
- a CDS encoding type IX secretion system membrane protein PorP/SprF, whose protein sequence is MRKLVLVLLFCSTAGFAQQDAQFTQYMYNTININPAYAGSRGVMSIFGLYRTQWVGLDGAPETSSFSLNTPLNNNVGLGVSVVNDKIGPTNENNISADFSYSIPTSATAKLSFGIKGSANIFKLDPTKLSPEHQGDTQFQDFQNKFAPNIGAGVYWHTDKAYVGLSVPNFIQTNRYDDNDYSIYKDRINYYFIAGYVFNLNRYETIKFKPALMTKMVEGSPLQVDASANFMFNDKFVIGVAYRWSASISALAGFQISDSMYLGYAYDRETTRLVNYNSGSHEIFLRFEFLNNYSRITSPRFF, encoded by the coding sequence ATGAGAAAATTAGTTTTAGTTTTATTGTTTTGTTCTACTGCAGGTTTTGCTCAGCAAGATGCGCAGTTTACACAATACATGTATAATACCATTAATATAAATCCAGCGTATGCCGGTTCCCGTGGGGTGATGAGCATTTTCGGATTGTATCGTACCCAGTGGGTTGGGCTTGATGGAGCACCCGAAACCAGTAGTTTTTCATTAAATACACCCCTAAACAATAATGTAGGTTTGGGAGTATCAGTAGTCAATGATAAAATCGGACCAACAAATGAGAACAACATATCAGCTGATTTCTCTTACTCAATACCAACATCAGCAACCGCCAAACTTTCTTTTGGTATTAAAGGTTCGGCCAATATATTCAAACTGGATCCTACAAAGTTAAGCCCTGAACATCAGGGAGATACTCAATTTCAGGATTTTCAGAACAAATTCGCTCCCAATATCGGAGCAGGGGTTTACTGGCATACTGATAAAGCTTATGTGGGATTATCCGTTCCTAATTTTATTCAAACCAACCGCTATGACGATAACGATTATTCCATCTACAAAGACCGTATCAACTATTATTTCATAGCAGGTTATGTATTTAATCTGAATCGTTATGAAACCATAAAATTCAAGCCGGCCTTAATGACTAAAATGGTAGAAGGCTCACCATTACAGGTAGATGCTTCGGCCAACTTTATGTTCAATGATAAATTTGTTATTGGGGTTGCTTACAGATGGAGTGCGTCAATTAGTGCCTTGGCAGGATTTCAGATAAGCGACAGTATGTATTTAGGTTATGCTTACGATCGTGAAACTACGCGATTGGTAAACTACAACTCCGGATCGCACGAGATATTTTTGCGTTTTGAGTTCCTAAACAACTACAGCCGAATTACTTCACCAAGATTCTTCTAA
- a CDS encoding OmpA family protein, which produces MKIKNLVYNVFLVLFVCKGIAQTGSIASADKKYDKYAYIDAIAAYEKVAEKGYREEKMFQRLGNAYYFNGELVKALKWYKALFGMNDQQEFEYYYRYAQTLKATGNYAKADKILELFNQKASTDKRGLLFEKNKNYLEQIKNNSGRFEIADAGINSRYSDYGSSFLDNKLVFASARDTGGVAKVKFKWTNKSFTNIYSAELNADGSVGTPKRFENKINSKFNESTPVFTKDGLTMYFTRNNFLNGTKGTDDKKVTLLKLYKASFIEGKWTNIVELPFNSDQYSVAHPALSIDEKKLYFASDMPGTFGQSDLYSVTINTDGSFGKPENLGAAINTEGRETFPFISGDNELYFASDGRPGLGGLDVFVSTIKKDLTFSEVQNVGAPINTKLDDFGFIIDNKSRTGFFSSNRDGGHGYDDVYRFSETRKLPCEEILSGTVIDAETNLVLENAKVNLLDNQLQIIGEVITGADGKYSFKVNCNKEYFVRAARQDYDTNELPKAIDKTSLTLPLKRTPQKVVEKTIEKLIVGDDLAKILHIKMIYFDLGKSIVRKEAAIELEKIRQVMLQNPNMKIDVRSHTDSRQTHAYNEKLSDRRAKATVAWLVKKGIAADRITGKGYGETQLLNKCADGVKCTTEEHQANRRSEFIIVSM; this is translated from the coding sequence ATGAAAATTAAAAATTTAGTTTATAACGTTTTTTTAGTGCTGTTTGTTTGCAAGGGGATTGCACAGACAGGCAGTATCGCCAGTGCTGATAAAAAATACGATAAATATGCTTATATCGATGCAATTGCTGCTTACGAAAAGGTAGCAGAAAAAGGATATAGAGAGGAGAAAATGTTCCAGCGACTGGGTAATGCCTATTATTTTAATGGCGAGTTGGTGAAGGCCTTAAAATGGTACAAAGCTCTTTTCGGAATGAATGATCAACAGGAATTTGAGTACTATTACCGATATGCCCAAACACTAAAAGCAACAGGAAATTATGCCAAAGCCGACAAAATATTAGAGCTTTTCAATCAAAAAGCAAGTACGGATAAAAGAGGATTGTTATTTGAAAAGAATAAAAATTATTTGGAGCAGATAAAAAACAATTCAGGTCGATTTGAAATAGCCGATGCCGGAATTAATTCAAGATACTCCGACTATGGAAGTTCTTTTTTAGATAACAAATTGGTATTTGCGTCTGCCAGAGATACGGGCGGAGTTGCCAAAGTAAAATTCAAATGGACTAATAAATCTTTTACCAATATTTATTCGGCAGAATTAAACGCCGATGGTAGTGTTGGAACTCCGAAGCGATTTGAAAATAAGATCAACTCAAAATTTAATGAATCGACTCCTGTTTTTACAAAAGACGGATTAACGATGTATTTTACCAGAAACAATTTTCTGAACGGTACAAAAGGGACAGACGACAAGAAAGTCACTTTGTTGAAATTGTATAAGGCAAGTTTTATAGAGGGTAAATGGACGAATATTGTTGAATTGCCTTTTAACAGCGATCAATACAGTGTAGCGCATCCGGCATTAAGTATAGATGAAAAAAAGTTATACTTTGCTTCAGACATGCCGGGTACTTTTGGACAATCAGATTTGTATAGTGTGACGATTAATACGGATGGCAGTTTTGGTAAACCTGAAAATCTGGGAGCCGCAATTAATACAGAAGGAAGAGAAACTTTTCCTTTTATATCAGGAGATAATGAATTGTATTTTGCCAGCGACGGACGACCGGGATTAGGAGGACTTGATGTATTTGTTTCGACTATTAAAAAGGACTTGACGTTTAGTGAAGTTCAGAATGTTGGAGCTCCTATTAATACAAAACTGGATGATTTTGGTTTTATAATTGACAATAAAAGCAGAACCGGTTTTTTCTCCTCCAATAGAGATGGAGGACATGGTTACGATGATGTCTACCGCTTTTCGGAAACTAGAAAATTACCTTGTGAGGAGATTTTATCAGGTACTGTTATAGATGCCGAAACAAATTTGGTACTCGAGAATGCTAAAGTAAACTTACTCGACAATCAGCTTCAGATAATAGGAGAGGTAATAACCGGAGCCGATGGGAAGTATAGTTTTAAAGTAAATTGCAATAAAGAATACTTTGTTCGCGCTGCAAGACAAGATTATGATACTAACGAATTACCTAAAGCAATCGATAAAACAAGTTTGACATTACCTTTGAAAAGAACACCTCAAAAAGTGGTCGAAAAAACGATTGAAAAATTAATTGTTGGTGATGATTTAGCGAAAATTTTACACATAAAAATGATTTACTTCGATTTAGGTAAATCGATTGTTCGAAAAGAGGCTGCCATTGAGTTAGAGAAAATCCGTCAGGTGATGCTTCAAAATCCAAACATGAAAATTGATGTTCGCTCGCACACCGATAGCAGACAAACTCATGCTTACAATGAAAAACTATCCGACAGAAGGGCCAAAGCAACAGTGGCATGGCTTGTTAAAAAAGGTATAGCTGCTGATCGCATAACCGGAAAAGGATATGGAGAAACACAATTACTGAATAAATGTGCTGATGGCGTAAAATGTACTACAGAAGAACATCAGGCAAATCGAAGAAGTGAGTTTATTATTGTTTCGATGTAA
- a CDS encoding MgtC/SapB family protein, with translation MSTTEFLTRLIIALFAGLIIGFERQWHHKETGLKTNMLVATGAAAFVLLSIKVAATAPNIDVTRITAQVVMGVGFLGAGVIFREGPNVHGLNSAATIWCSAAIGCIAASGYFIEALICTFLVTFVNTVLEPIERWLRNRK, from the coding sequence TTGAGTACAACAGAATTTCTAACCCGACTTATAATTGCACTGTTTGCCGGACTAATTATTGGTTTCGAAAGACAGTGGCACCACAAAGAAACCGGTTTAAAAACCAATATGCTGGTAGCAACAGGTGCAGCAGCATTTGTTTTGTTATCGATTAAAGTGGCGGCAACAGCGCCCAATATTGATGTAACCCGTATTACAGCTCAGGTGGTCATGGGGGTTGGTTTTTTGGGAGCCGGTGTTATTTTCAGAGAAGGCCCTAATGTACACGGGCTAAATTCTGCGGCCACAATATGGTGCAGTGCGGCTATTGGATGTATTGCCGCATCGGGTTATTTTATCGAAGCTCTGATTTGTACCTTTCTCGTTACCTTTGTCAATACCGTTTTGGAACCAATTGAAAGATGGCTGCGAAATCGAAAGTAA
- the rpsA gene encoding 30S ribosomal protein S1 — MSEQLKSQEEFLANFNWHNFQEGIDAVDEKNLQEFEELVSKTFIATDQEEVVEGVVVRITDRDVIVDINAKSEGVISLNEFRYNPNLKVGDKVEVLIDIREDKTGQLVLSHRKARTIKSWDRVIAANETGEIVNGFVKCRTKGGMIVDVFGIEAFLPGSQIDVKPIRDYDVYVNKMMEFKVVKINHEFKNVVVSHKALIEADIEVQKKEIIGQLQKGQVLEGVVKNITSYGVFIDLGGVDGLIHITDLSWSRINHPSEVLELDQKLNVVILDFDDEKTRIQLGLKQLNAHPWDALDANLTIGDKVKGKVVVIADYGAFIEVAEGVEGLIHVSEMSWSTHLRSAQDFVKVGDVVEAVILTLDRDDRKMSLGIKQLTQDPWTDITSKYPVGSKHTGIVRNFTNFGIFVELEEGIDGLIYISDLSWTKKIKHPSEFVNVGEKLDVVVLELDVEGRKLSLGHKQTTANPWDQYEDSFAVGTIHNGEISEIVDKGATVEFGDDIVAFIPTRHLEKEDGKKLKKGDTADFKVIEFNKEFKRVVASHTAIFREEEEKNVKAATENTSSASSTNAPAATLGDNNDVLAALKAKMEKTEKK; from the coding sequence ATGTCTGAACAATTAAAATCACAAGAAGAGTTTTTAGCAAATTTTAACTGGCATAACTTCCAAGAAGGAATTGATGCAGTAGATGAGAAAAACTTACAAGAGTTTGAAGAACTAGTATCAAAAACTTTCATCGCTACAGATCAAGAAGAAGTAGTTGAAGGAGTTGTTGTTAGAATTACAGATAGAGACGTTATCGTTGATATCAATGCTAAATCTGAAGGTGTTATTTCTTTAAACGAATTCCGTTACAACCCAAACTTAAAAGTAGGTGACAAAGTAGAAGTATTAATCGACATCCGTGAGGATAAAACAGGTCAATTAGTATTATCTCACAGAAAAGCACGTACTATCAAATCTTGGGATAGAGTTATTGCAGCTAATGAAACTGGAGAAATCGTTAACGGTTTTGTTAAATGTAGAACTAAAGGAGGTATGATCGTTGACGTATTCGGTATCGAGGCGTTCTTACCAGGATCTCAAATTGACGTTAAGCCAATTAGAGACTACGATGTATATGTAAACAAAATGATGGAATTCAAAGTGGTAAAAATTAACCACGAATTCAAAAACGTTGTTGTATCTCACAAAGCACTTATCGAGGCTGATATTGAAGTACAGAAAAAAGAAATCATCGGTCAATTACAAAAAGGACAAGTATTAGAAGGTGTTGTTAAAAACATTACTTCTTATGGTGTGTTCATTGACTTAGGTGGTGTTGACGGATTAATTCACATTACTGACCTTTCTTGGAGTAGAATCAACCACCCAAGTGAAGTTCTTGAATTAGACCAAAAATTAAACGTTGTAATCCTTGATTTCGATGATGAGAAAACAAGAATTCAATTAGGATTGAAACAATTAAACGCTCACCCATGGGATGCTTTAGATGCTAATTTAACAATTGGTGATAAAGTAAAAGGTAAAGTAGTTGTAATCGCTGATTACGGTGCATTTATCGAAGTTGCTGAAGGTGTTGAAGGTTTAATCCACGTTTCTGAAATGTCATGGTCAACTCACTTACGTTCTGCTCAGGACTTCGTGAAAGTTGGAGATGTTGTTGAAGCTGTTATCTTAACTTTAGATAGAGATGACCGTAAAATGTCATTAGGTATCAAACAATTGACTCAAGATCCATGGACTGATATTACTTCTAAATACCCAGTAGGTTCTAAACATACAGGTATCGTTAGAAACTTTACAAACTTTGGTATTTTCGTAGAATTAGAAGAAGGAATCGATGGATTAATTTACATCTCTGACCTTTCTTGGACTAAGAAAATCAAACACCCATCTGAATTTGTAAATGTTGGTGAAAAACTTGATGTAGTTGTATTAGAATTAGATGTTGAAGGACGTAAATTATCTTTAGGTCACAAACAAACTACTGCTAATCCTTGGGATCAATACGAAGATTCTTTCGCTGTAGGAACTATCCACAATGGTGAGATTTCTGAAATCGTTGACAAAGGAGCTACTGTAGAATTCGGAGATGATATCGTTGCTTTCATTCCAACTCGTCACCTTGAAAAAGAAGACGGAAAGAAATTGAAAAAAGGTGATACTGCTGATTTCAAAGTAATCGAATTCAACAAAGAATTCAAAAGAGTAGTTGCTTCTCACACTGCTATCTTCCGTGAAGAAGAAGAGAAAAACGTGAAAGCTGCAACTGAAAATACTTCATCTGCTTCTTCTACAAATGCACCAGCTGCAACTTTAGGAGATAACAATGATGTATTAGCTGCATTAAAAGCTAAAATGGAAAAAACTGAGAAAAAATAA
- a CDS encoding T9SS type A sorting domain-containing protein, whose translation MKKLYFLVLLLCFYGANAQVITFGSTPFKDRLLSANATNGFAKDINGNNIVVDTNFDKEINAVEASKVYFLELGGTKSTIYNLMGIEFFVSLKTLNFYGQRVTADLRPLKNLERINCGGDLVTKDLNINGLNLKEIRAESSLSIMPYLLDNGPTGISQFTNLETLFLGGDRLESINLQSLKSLKTLMITRSKIKSLDLSNQTDLEFLYCNNNLLTDLDLSSCKNIVGVEANLNNFTTILVKDLPKLEYLRISENSTLSQLSLVNTPNLKSLDVYKCSLTDLNLSNLVALESINCSNNKLTNLNIKGSINLLNISCDNNLIKELDLSLCKKFESLYAGYNKFESLEFYGKLGSYFSISNNLNLKYLSIKNGVINQSSMEFANCPNLKYICVDENDNEITTVQNLIKTYKYTDCHVNSYCNFHPGEDYFVIQGSQRIDSNKNGCDNSDPFYPNLKFNIVGASSGTFVNNLSGNYSIPVLKGTHKITPVLENPWYFSVTPATATIVFPAQTSPYTQNFCITPVGTYRDLEVTILPIDVARPGFDAKYKIVYKNKGNVVQSGSIKFAFDDAILEYVSSNTAFSSKSVNAIEWSFAAIQPFESREIVFTLKSNKPTDIPAVNNGDVLKLTATIASQDKDESPIDNAFTLNQVVVGSYDPNDKTCLEGSVITPELIGEYVHYMIRFENTGTFAAENIVVKDMIDLSKFDLTTLVPTSSSHPFTTKITAGNKVEFIFEGINLPFDDANNDGYVAFKIKTKSNLRVGDTFTNEANIYFDYNFPILTNKATSTFKTVTLGTPDFEFSNYFTLYPNPTNHTLNINAKEGIEIQSLSIYDMLGQLVIAVPNAKSASSIDVSRLTAGNYFIKVKSDKGSSGMKFIKY comes from the coding sequence ATGAAGAAACTCTACTTTTTAGTTTTATTGTTATGTTTTTATGGTGCTAATGCACAGGTGATTACTTTTGGAAGTACTCCTTTTAAAGATAGATTACTTTCGGCAAATGCAACCAATGGATTTGCAAAAGATATAAACGGAAATAATATCGTTGTCGACACCAACTTTGATAAGGAAATTAATGCTGTCGAGGCATCAAAAGTTTATTTTTTGGAACTGGGTGGAACGAAATCGACGATTTATAACTTAATGGGAATTGAGTTTTTTGTCAGTTTAAAGACTTTGAATTTTTACGGACAAAGAGTAACCGCTGATTTGAGACCGTTGAAAAATTTAGAAAGAATAAATTGTGGAGGGGATTTAGTTACTAAAGATCTCAACATTAACGGGCTTAACTTAAAAGAAATACGCGCAGAAAGTAGCCTTTCAATAATGCCCTATTTATTGGATAATGGCCCGACAGGAATTTCTCAGTTTACCAATCTGGAAACTTTGTTTTTAGGGGGAGATCGATTAGAATCAATCAACCTTCAAAGCCTAAAATCGTTAAAAACACTGATGATTACAAGATCAAAAATAAAAAGCCTTGATTTAAGCAATCAGACTGATCTGGAGTTTTTGTATTGCAATAACAATCTATTGACAGATCTGGATTTAAGCAGTTGTAAGAATATAGTTGGTGTAGAAGCTAATTTGAATAATTTCACTACAATCCTGGTGAAGGACCTGCCTAAACTGGAGTATCTTAGAATTAGTGAGAATAGTACATTAAGCCAATTAAGCCTTGTAAATACCCCAAATCTAAAATCATTAGATGTTTATAAATGTAGTTTAACCGATTTAAATTTATCTAATTTGGTCGCTCTGGAGTCGATTAATTGCAGCAATAATAAACTAACAAATTTGAACATCAAAGGTTCTATAAACTTGTTGAATATATCTTGTGACAATAACTTAATAAAAGAGCTTGATTTGTCTTTATGTAAAAAGTTTGAGTCTTTATATGCTGGTTATAATAAGTTTGAAAGTTTAGAATTTTATGGTAAGCTAGGATCCTATTTTAGTATTTCAAATAATTTAAATTTAAAATATCTTTCCATTAAAAATGGGGTCATCAATCAATCCAGTATGGAATTTGCCAACTGTCCCAACTTGAAATACATTTGCGTTGATGAAAATGATAATGAAATTACTACAGTTCAAAATTTAATCAAAACGTATAAATATACAGACTGTCATGTAAATTCCTATTGCAATTTTCATCCGGGAGAGGATTATTTTGTAATTCAGGGATCACAGAGAATAGATTCGAATAAAAATGGCTGTGACAATTCGGATCCGTTTTATCCTAATTTAAAATTTAATATTGTGGGAGCTTCTTCTGGAACATTTGTTAATAATTTATCGGGTAATTATTCTATTCCTGTTTTAAAAGGAACGCACAAGATAACTCCTGTTTTAGAAAATCCGTGGTATTTTTCTGTAACACCGGCAACCGCAACGATTGTTTTTCCGGCGCAGACAAGTCCGTACACTCAAAATTTTTGTATCACTCCAGTTGGTACTTATCGGGATTTAGAAGTTACGATATTACCAATTGATGTTGCAAGACCCGGTTTTGACGCTAAGTATAAAATCGTATATAAAAATAAGGGTAATGTAGTGCAATCGGGTTCGATAAAATTTGCGTTTGATGATGCTATATTGGAGTATGTTTCTTCCAATACTGCTTTTTCTTCTAAATCAGTTAATGCTATAGAATGGAGTTTTGCAGCTATTCAGCCATTTGAAAGCAGAGAAATAGTATTTACTTTAAAATCAAACAAACCAACAGATATACCTGCTGTAAACAATGGCGATGTTTTAAAATTAACAGCAACTATTGCTTCTCAGGACAAAGACGAAAGCCCAATCGACAATGCTTTTACACTTAATCAGGTAGTGGTAGGTTCTTACGATCCAAACGATAAAACCTGTTTAGAAGGTTCTGTTATTACACCAGAATTAATAGGAGAGTATGTGCACTATATGATTCGTTTTGAAAATACCGGAACATTTGCTGCAGAGAATATTGTAGTAAAAGACATGATCGATTTGTCTAAATTTGACCTTACAACTTTAGTTCCAACCAGTTCAAGTCATCCTTTTACAACTAAAATTACAGCAGGGAATAAGGTAGAATTTATTTTTGAGGGTATCAATCTTCCCTTTGATGATGCCAATAACGACGGTTATGTAGCGTTTAAAATCAAAACAAAATCAAATTTAAGAGTTGGCGATACCTTTACGAATGAGGCTAATATTTATTTCGATTATAATTTCCCAATTTTGACCAATAAAGCGACTTCAACTTTTAAAACAGTAACACTGGGGACTCCCGATTTTGAGTTTTCAAACTATTTTACGTTGTATCCGAATCCGACAAATCATACTTTAAATATTAATGCAAAGGAAGGCATAGAAATACAATCTCTATCTATTTATGATATGTTAGGGCAATTGGTAATTGCGGTTCCAAATGCAAAATCGGCTTCAAGTATTGATGTTTCAAGACTTACTGCAGGCAATTACTTTATAAAAGTAAAATCGGATAAAGGAAGCTCGGGTATGAAATTTATTAAATATTAA
- a CDS encoding ExbD/TolR family protein, giving the protein MKNLPQKIRSKKLSTKIDLTAMVSVSFLLIIFFMVTIELAKPKGIDLALPDNGEITCGPIACVDINRIYTILLDDNNKIVSYSGLLSLYENPKSIVYGENGIRKELFERNKKIKEYSTALGKPKNGAIVIIKPSKKSNFKNLVDILDEMALAKIDTYAIVNDFTPEETKLLAAK; this is encoded by the coding sequence ATGAAAAATCTGCCTCAAAAAATCAGAAGTAAAAAATTAAGTACAAAGATTGATTTAACTGCAATGGTCAGTGTTTCATTCTTACTGATTATCTTTTTTATGGTAACCATCGAATTGGCGAAGCCAAAAGGTATTGATTTAGCTTTACCGGATAATGGGGAAATCACTTGCGGGCCTATAGCTTGTGTTGATATTAATCGTATTTATACCATATTATTGGATGATAATAACAAAATTGTTTCGTATTCAGGGTTACTTTCTCTTTATGAAAATCCAAAAAGTATCGTTTATGGAGAAAATGGAATTAGAAAAGAATTATTTGAAAGAAATAAAAAAATAAAAGAATACTCGACCGCGCTTGGGAAACCAAAAAACGGTGCGATTGTAATTATTAAACCCAGCAAAAAAAGCAATTTCAAAAATCTTGTTGATATTCTCGACGAAATGGCACTGGCAAAAATTGATACTTATGCAATTGTAAACGATTTTACTCCTGAAGAAACCAAGCTACTGGCTGCAAAATAA
- a CDS encoding ExbD/TolR family protein yields MQNLPQKIRSKKLSARVDLTAMVSVSFLLIIFFMVTIELAKPKVIVYDTGDRGCCDCPPPHHGENRSMTIMLGENNKIITYTGLPYVPIDAPKTTKYGKNGIRKVLFERNKKVLEYSAALGKPGRGITVIIKPSKNSNYGNLIDILDEMAIAKIEAYAIVPEFTPEETKLLASN; encoded by the coding sequence ATGCAAAATCTGCCTCAAAAAATCAGAAGTAAAAAGTTAAGTGCCAGAGTCGATTTAACTGCAATGGTCAGCGTTTCATTCTTGCTGATTATCTTTTTTATGGTAACGATCGAATTGGCGAAGCCAAAAGTTATAGTATATGATACTGGAGACAGAGGTTGTTGTGATTGCCCACCTCCTCATCACGGAGAGAATAGATCCATGACCATAATGTTAGGTGAAAACAACAAAATCATTACTTATACAGGATTGCCATACGTTCCTATTGATGCTCCCAAAACAACAAAATATGGGAAAAATGGAATTAGAAAAGTGCTGTTTGAAAGAAATAAAAAAGTTTTAGAATATTCAGCTGCATTAGGAAAACCTGGAAGAGGAATTACAGTAATTATTAAGCCCAGCAAAAATTCAAATTATGGAAACTTAATTGATATACTGGACGAGATGGCTATTGCTAAAATTGAGGCCTATGCTATTGTACCCGAATTTACTCCCGAAGAAACAAAACTATTAGCTTCAAATTAA
- a CDS encoding fasciclin domain-containing protein: MKTRKFLAVAILALGFGFTSFAQKTVMVGGAAMYPNKNIIENAVNSKDHTTLVAAVKAAGLVETLEGKGPFTVFAPTNAAFDKLPKGTVETLLKPENKKMLQNILTYHVAAGKWNASDIAKAIKAGKGKAVIKAVNGGTLTAWMKGKDLYLTDESGNSAKVTIADVNQSNGVIHVVDTVLLPKS, encoded by the coding sequence ATGAAAACTAGAAAATTTTTAGCCGTAGCAATCTTAGCATTGGGATTTGGATTTACATCATTTGCGCAAAAAACAGTAATGGTTGGTGGGGCTGCAATGTATCCCAATAAAAATATTATTGAAAATGCTGTTAACTCAAAAGATCACACCACATTAGTAGCAGCCGTAAAAGCCGCCGGCTTAGTTGAAACACTAGAAGGAAAAGGACCATTTACCGTTTTTGCCCCAACAAACGCAGCATTTGATAAATTACCAAAAGGAACCGTTGAAACATTATTGAAACCAGAAAACAAAAAAATGCTTCAAAATATTTTGACTTATCATGTTGCAGCAGGAAAATGGAATGCCTCTGATATTGCAAAAGCAATTAAAGCCGGTAAAGGTAAAGCAGTTATTAAAGCTGTTAACGGAGGAACTTTAACTGCCTGGATGAAAGGAAAAGATTTATACCTTACTGACGAAAGCGGAAACAGTGCTAAAGTAACTATCGCAGATGTAAATCAGTCAAATGGGGTGATACATGTAGTGGATACGGTATTATTACCAAAAAGCTAA
- a CDS encoding EamA family transporter: MQNKKFNIPPVYAVLLAIISVQCGAAIAKTLFPTIGAAGTASLRIGISAILLLLAYRPNLKAITPKQWKIVLPYGLTLGAMNLVFYTAIERIPIGLAVTLEFIGPLLVAIIGSKRLLDYYWVLLAAIGIVLIAPWSNDSIDPIGVIFALLAGALWATYIILGGKVSKIMHDGQAVATGMLFGAILILPFGLYENGLANLTPKFLGMGFALALLSSAIPFTLEMKALGQLPPRTFSILMSLEPAAAAVCAYIFLQEHLNFYEILAIVCVVIASVGSTLTAKR, from the coding sequence ATGCAAAACAAAAAATTCAATATCCCTCCTGTTTACGCGGTGCTTTTAGCCATCATAAGCGTTCAGTGTGGAGCGGCAATTGCCAAAACTTTATTCCCAACCATAGGTGCTGCCGGAACAGCTTCTTTGCGAATCGGAATCTCGGCTATCCTCTTACTATTAGCCTACAGACCAAATTTAAAAGCAATCACTCCAAAACAATGGAAAATAGTGCTCCCGTATGGTTTAACTCTGGGTGCCATGAATCTGGTTTTTTATACCGCTATTGAAAGAATCCCGATTGGTTTGGCCGTAACACTTGAATTTATTGGTCCGTTGCTAGTGGCTATTATCGGTTCAAAACGTCTGCTTGATTATTACTGGGTACTATTGGCAGCAATCGGAATCGTTTTGATAGCACCCTGGTCAAATGATAGTATTGATCCAATAGGAGTTATATTTGCTCTTTTAGCTGGTGCTTTATGGGCTACCTATATTATTCTGGGAGGAAAAGTATCTAAAATTATGCATGACGGACAAGCAGTTGCTACAGGAATGTTATTTGGAGCTATTTTGATTTTACCGTTTGGTTTATACGAAAACGGACTGGCAAATCTTACTCCTAAATTCCTTGGGATGGGCTTTGCTCTGGCACTTTTATCCAGTGCAATTCCGTTTACGCTCGAAATGAAGGCTTTGGGACAATTGCCTCCCCGTACCTTTAGTATTTTAATGAGCCTGGAACCTGCCGCTGCGGCAGTCTGCGCTTATATTTTCCTGCAGGAGCATTTAAATTTTTATGAAATTCTGGCGATAGTCTGTGTTGTAATTGCTTCGGTCGGATCAACCTTAACTGCAAAGCGCTAA
- a CDS encoding SsrA-binding protein, translating to MYKILAKLNKILLPSFTRQGLDISKAKKWQMAVIGYRAFVTKRALE from the coding sequence ATGTATAAAATTTTAGCCAAACTCAACAAAATCCTATTACCGAGTTTTACCAGACAAGGACTAGACATTTCGAAAGCAAAAAAATGGCAGATGGCGGTCATCGGTTATCGTGCTTTTGTTACCAAACGGGCATTAGAATAA